In Geminocystis sp. NIES-3709, a single genomic region encodes these proteins:
- a CDS encoding type II toxin-antitoxin system HicB family antitoxin yields the protein MRYLVKFQKTEEGYTVWCPGLPGCWSQGETETEALENIKDAIQCYLETIKELTTELS from the coding sequence ATGCGTTACCTAGTAAAATTTCAAAAAACAGAAGAAGGTTATACTGTTTGGTGTCCAGGATTGCCCGGATGTTGGAGTCAAGGAGAAACTGAAACGGAAGCCTTAGAAAACATTAAAGATGCTATTCAATGTTATTTAGAGACGATAAAAGAATTAACTACAGAACTAAGCTAA
- the kdpB gene encoding potassium-transporting ATPase subunit KdpB, with protein MNKPLRSQRKHTPKAKNQGLYTRAIKQSFIKLNPKIAIKNPVMFIVWIGTIITALVTINPNLFGDTSDSNQRVFNGLITLILFLTILFANFAEAVAEGRGKAQADALRATKTDTVARKVLPDGSTQEVNSTSLRRDDQIKVIAGDVIPADGEVIGGMASVDESAITGESAPVLKQPGTDIASSVTGGTRILSDELLIRVTADPGKGFIDRMISLVEGAERSKTPNEIALTVLLAVLTEVFLIVIATMPPIANYVNNPVSVVVLIALLVALIPTTIGGLLSAIGIAGMDRVAQFNVIATSGRAVEACGDINTLVLDKTGTITLGNRLAEEFIPVNGHTIKDVAQVALISSIFDETPEGRSIVNLAEKLGATINSDSDIATTATGVEFSARTRMSGTDLPNGLEIRKGAVDAIKGFVRSRGGQIPLDLDENYFGVSSLGGTPLAVCQDSEIYGIIYLKDIIKPGIKERFDQMRRMGIRTIMLTGDNKITAEVIAQEAGVDDFIAEATPEDKIEVIRNEQAKGKLVAMTGDGTNDAPALAQANVGVAMNSGTQAAKEAANMVDLDSDPTKLIDIVTIGKQLLITRGALTTFSIANDVAKYFAIIPAIFASAGIGSLNIMGLVSSQSAILSALIYNALIIPALIPLALNGVKFRALTADQLLQRNILIYGLGGVIAPFIAIKVIDVMVSAIGLA; from the coding sequence ATGAATAAACCACTACGATCGCAACGAAAACATACACCCAAAGCCAAAAATCAAGGGCTTTATACTAGAGCAATTAAACAATCTTTTATCAAATTAAATCCTAAAATTGCCATTAAAAATCCTGTCATGTTTATTGTTTGGATTGGCACAATTATCACCGCTTTAGTAACTATCAATCCTAATCTTTTTGGCGATACTTCTGACTCTAATCAAAGAGTATTCAATGGACTGATTACCCTCATTTTATTTTTGACGATTCTCTTTGCTAATTTTGCCGAAGCAGTAGCGGAAGGACGAGGAAAAGCTCAAGCGGATGCTCTCCGTGCTACGAAAACTGATACCGTAGCTCGAAAAGTTCTTCCTGATGGTTCAACTCAAGAGGTTAATTCTACCAGCCTCAGACGAGATGATCAAATTAAAGTTATTGCTGGAGATGTTATTCCTGCGGATGGTGAGGTTATCGGCGGTATGGCTTCGGTGGATGAATCGGCTATTACGGGAGAATCTGCTCCTGTTTTAAAACAACCGGGTACTGACATCGCTAGTTCTGTTACTGGAGGAACACGGATACTTTCTGATGAACTTTTAATCCGAGTTACCGCAGATCCGGGTAAGGGTTTTATCGATCGCATGATTAGTTTAGTGGAAGGGGCAGAAAGAAGCAAAACCCCTAATGAAATCGCTTTAACTGTACTTTTAGCGGTTTTAACCGAAGTTTTCTTGATTGTAATTGCTACTATGCCTCCTATCGCTAATTATGTCAATAATCCTGTTAGTGTGGTGGTTTTAATTGCCTTGTTGGTTGCTCTAATTCCCACTACTATCGGCGGTTTATTAAGTGCCATCGGTATCGCTGGAATGGATCGAGTTGCTCAATTTAATGTGATTGCTACTTCTGGCAGAGCGGTGGAAGCCTGTGGAGATATTAATACTCTTGTACTAGATAAAACAGGCACTATCACTCTAGGTAATCGTTTGGCTGAAGAGTTTATCCCCGTAAATGGTCATACTATTAAAGATGTGGCTCAGGTTGCTTTAATTTCTAGTATCTTTGATGAAACTCCCGAAGGACGCTCCATTGTTAATTTAGCAGAAAAATTAGGGGCAACAATTAATTCTGACTCTGATATAGCTACTACAGCTACTGGAGTAGAATTTTCAGCACGAACTCGCATGAGTGGCACGGATTTACCTAATGGTTTAGAAATTCGTAAAGGTGCAGTTGATGCCATTAAAGGTTTTGTTCGCTCTAGGGGAGGACAAATTCCTTTAGATCTTGATGAAAATTATTTCGGAGTCTCTAGTTTGGGTGGTACTCCTCTTGCTGTTTGTCAAGATAGTGAAATTTATGGAATAATTTACCTAAAAGATATTATTAAACCAGGTATTAAGGAACGTTTTGATCAAATGCGTCGCATGGGTATTCGTACCATCATGTTAACGGGAGATAACAAAATTACGGCGGAAGTGATTGCTCAAGAGGCAGGAGTTGATGACTTTATCGCTGAAGCCACTCCAGAGGATAAAATTGAGGTAATTCGTAATGAACAAGCTAAGGGTAAATTAGTGGCGATGACGGGAGATGGTACTAATGATGCTCCTGCCCTCGCTCAAGCTAATGTCGGGGTTGCCATGAACTCTGGTACTCAAGCCGCTAAAGAAGCCGCTAATATGGTTGATTTAGATTCAGATCCTACTAAGTTAATTGATATTGTAACCATCGGTAAACAGTTACTCATCACCCGTGGTGCTTTAACGACTTTTTCGATCGCCAATGATGTTGCCAAGTATTTCGCTATTATTCCCGCTATTTTCGCCAGTGCTGGTATTGGTAGTTTAAATATTATGGGCTTAGTTAGTTCTCAATCAGCAATTTTATCGGCTTTAATTTACAATGCGTTGATTATTCCGGCTTTGATTCCTTTAGCTTTAAACGGGGTAAAATTTCGGGCTTTAACGGCGGATCAATTATTACAACGCAATATCTTAATTTATGGTTTGGGAGGAGTAATTGCCCCTTTTATTGCTATTAAAGTTATTGATGTGATGGTTAGTGCGATCGGTTTAGCTTAG